In one Alphaproteobacteria bacterium SS10 genomic region, the following are encoded:
- a CDS encoding DMT family transporter has protein sequence MTTATASPTTPSMGLTEWGMLILLSVLWGGSFFFIGVAVTELPTFTVVVSRVVLAALILLAIMMVTGRKMPSMATAEGRRIWLAFFGMGLLNNAIPFSLIVWGQAHIASGVAAILNATTPLFGVVVAHLLTADERMSAGKVVGVILGLIGVAVMIGGTALQSLSSAVGLEVWAQMAILGGALTYAFAGVFGRRFKAMGVSPMATATGQVTASSMLMIPAMLVVDQPWTLPMPGFETIAALVGLAALSTSLAYILYFQLLARAGATNLLLVTFLIPISAIALGIGFLGEVLLPKHLIGMALIGLGLAAIDGRLMVRLRG, from the coding sequence ATGACCACCGCCACCGCTAGCCCAACCACACCATCCATGGGCCTGACCGAATGGGGGATGCTTATCCTGCTATCGGTGCTGTGGGGTGGGTCGTTCTTCTTTATTGGCGTCGCGGTCACCGAGCTGCCGACCTTTACTGTGGTGGTCAGCCGGGTGGTACTGGCCGCCCTAATCCTGCTGGCAATCATGATGGTGACGGGCCGGAAGATGCCCAGCATGGCGACCGCAGAAGGACGCCGCATCTGGCTCGCCTTCTTTGGCATGGGCCTCCTAAACAATGCGATCCCGTTTAGCCTGATTGTCTGGGGCCAGGCGCATATCGCCTCGGGTGTGGCCGCGATCCTGAATGCCACCACCCCACTCTTTGGCGTGGTGGTTGCCCATCTGCTCACCGCGGATGAACGGATGAGTGCTGGCAAGGTTGTCGGCGTGATCTTGGGATTGATTGGCGTTGCCGTGATGATTGGTGGCACGGCACTGCAATCCCTAAGTTCCGCGGTCGGTTTAGAGGTCTGGGCCCAGATGGCAATCCTGGGTGGCGCCCTCACCTATGCCTTTGCCGGGGTTTTTGGACGGCGGTTTAAGGCGATGGGCGTGTCACCGATGGCGACCGCCACCGGTCAGGTGACGGCATCCAGCATGCTGATGATCCCAGCCATGCTAGTGGTCGACCAACCCTGGACCCTACCGATGCCGGGCTTCGAGACGATTGCCGCGCTGGTCGGGCTTGCAGCCCTATCGACCTCGCTCGCCTACATTCTCTATTTCCAACTACTCGCCCGGGCCGGGGCCACCAATCTCTTGCTGGTGACCTTCCTGATCCCGATCAGTGCGATCGCCCTCGGCATCGGTTTCCTAGGCGAGGTGCTGCTGCCCAAACATTTGATTGGGATGGCGCTGATCGGCCTTGGTCTCGCCGCGATTGACGGACGCCTGATGGTCAGGCTTAGGGGCTGA
- a CDS encoding cold-shock protein — MATGTVKWFNNTKGFGFIAPETGGKDVFVHISALERAGLSTLEDNQKVTFDLEPGRDGREAATNIALA, encoded by the coding sequence ATGGCCACTGGCACCGTGAAATGGTTCAACAACACCAAAGGCTTCGGCTTTATCGCCCCTGAAACTGGCGGCAAGGACGTTTTCGTCCACATCTCTGCCCTGGAGCGTGCGGGTCTTTCCACCCTCGAAGACAACCAGAAGGTTACCTTCGATCTGGAGCCAGGCCGCGATGGCCGCGAAGCTGCAACCAACATTGCACTCGCTTAA
- a CDS encoding efflux RND transporter permease subunit: MITVFGLEKSRFTYLLMVLVLFMGIMSYFDIPKRENPAITIRTAAVAAYFEGMAPERIEELVAIPIERKMREIGEIEDIRTTVTNGSVLLYADLYDEVPSADIENAWEDLRNKMGDVAAELPDGTQGPFVNTDXGDVAIATVGITGDGFSLAQLEDIAEELRRELYLLDGISKVTLHGVQDERIWLDLDTRRLASVRGQIGQLLEDLAAQNVILPAGEIDANGTRVVLEANGDLDSVEEISEVLTKVDGLDGFIRLSDLVEVRRGYIDPKDDPVFINGEPAVILAAEMAETADIQVLGRALRVALDNFEQRQPIGVELHISAFQETNVTAAINSALSNVGQTFIVVFIVMLLFLGLRAAFVISCIVPFTVMFALSNMGIVGVDIEQVSIAAVIISLGLLVDNGLVVVEDIQGRIKDGVDPAEAAKQAGSQYMIPLGVASITTISAFVPMLMMTGSSGEFAFSLGAVVSLMLLGSWLTALYVLPFLSARLFKQPKQEEKESANKLAWYGSLTRKLLPYGIPLTVLVYLLVAGAVTQFSNVKPEMFPLSDRGDFIIYMDMPEDTAISETERYALEVEAWLSDKSVNPDVVNTATYVGYGGPRFYLALSPADANPSSAFFAVNMTDVDAVREIVPRVRRAFIEQFPAARFRITRLSMGGSESGIVEVQITGPDAAVLMDAADKVERAYAGVPGISRNEIDWGKRVLKIVLDIAQDKARESGITSEDLSQVMEAYFSGSAYSVFREADQQIPIVLRAETRDRDSIEDLANMSVNVGDRLISVDQVASFQPRLEYSEIRRENQVRQITIYGKSENFSAQGLLAEIQPVLDGLDLGPEYAITIGGELEDSGDTYGEIGGNLPIALGIMLAALVFQFNSMRRTLATFMTIPVIMIGAPFALIITGQPMSFFAVLGLMSLMGIIINNAIVLINQIDLDAETMSIEDAIVSAAQKRATPIMLTSLTTVFGLVPLALAGGSLFEPMATIMIGGLLVASPLTLLFVPSLCYTLMKREQRRAAAS, from the coding sequence ATGATTACCGTCTTTGGCCTGGAAAAGAGCCGCTTCACCTACCTGCTGATGGTCCTGGTCCTGTTTATGGGGATCATGTCGTATTTCGACATTCCAAAGCGCGAGAACCCGGCCATTACCATTCGAACGGCCGCCGTCGCCGCTTATTTCGAGGGCATGGCACCGGAGCGGATTGAGGAGCTTGTGGCGATCCCGATCGAGCGCAAGATGCGTGAGATTGGTGAGATCGAGGATATTCGAACCACTGTCACCAATGGCTCAGTTCTACTCTATGCCGACCTCTATGATGAGGTGCCCAGCGCGGATATTGAGAACGCTTGGGAAGACCTCCGTAACAAGATGGGCGATGTGGCGGCCGAGCTGCCCGATGGAACCCAAGGTCCGTTTGTGAACACCGATTANGGTGATGTGGCCATTGCGACGGTTGGCATCACTGGTGATGGCTTTTCCCTCGCCCAATTGGAAGACATCGCAGAGGAGTTACGGCGAGAGCTGTACCTGCTCGACGGCATCTCCAAGGTAACCCTGCATGGTGTTCAGGATGAGCGGATTTGGCTCGACCTCGACACCCGTCGCCTAGCGTCTGTCCGTGGTCAGATCGGCCAGCTGCTTGAGGATTTGGCGGCGCAGAACGTCATCTTGCCAGCGGGTGAGATTGACGCCAATGGCACCCGTGTCGTGCTGGAAGCCAATGGTGATCTAGATTCAGTCGAAGAGATCAGTGAGGTCCTGACCAAGGTTGATGGGTTGGACGGCTTCATTCGCCTGTCGGATCTGGTTGAGGTTCGCCGGGGCTATATCGACCCCAAGGATGATCCGGTTTTCATCAATGGCGAGCCCGCGGTGATCCTGGCCGCTGAGATGGCGGAGACCGCAGATATTCAGGTTTTGGGCCGGGCCTTACGGGTTGCACTCGATAACTTCGAACAGCGTCAGCCAATCGGGGTAGAGCTGCACATCTCAGCATTCCAAGAGACCAACGTGACGGCGGCGATTAACAGCGCCCTGTCCAATGTGGGTCAGACCTTCATCGTTGTCTTCATTGTGATGCTGCTGTTCTTGGGCCTGCGCGCGGCCTTTGTGATCTCGTGTATCGTGCCGTTCACCGTGATGTTTGCACTCAGCAATATGGGCATTGTCGGTGTTGATATTGAACAGGTCTCAATCGCCGCCGTGATTATCTCGCTCGGCCTGTTGGTCGATAATGGCCTGGTGGTCGTTGAGGATATTCAGGGCCGCATCAAAGACGGGGTCGACCCGGCTGAGGCCGCAAAGCAGGCGGGGTCGCAATACATGATCCCCCTCGGCGTGGCGTCGATCACGACCATCTCTGCCTTCGTGCCGATGCTGATGATGACGGGTTCATCCGGTGAGTTTGCCTTCTCCCTCGGCGCGGTTGTGTCCTTGATGCTGTTAGGCTCATGGCTAACAGCCCTCTATGTCCTGCCTTTCTTGAGTGCCCGCCTGTTCAAGCAGCCGAAGCAGGAAGAGAAAGAGTCCGCCAACAAGCTTGCTTGGTATGGAAGCTTGACCCGCAAGCTGCTGCCTTACGGCATTCCGCTAACGGTGCTGGTCTATCTGCTGGTCGCTGGGGCTGTGACCCAGTTCTCAAACGTGAAGCCGGAGATGTTCCCGCTTAGCGATCGCGGTGACTTCATCATCTATATGGATATGCCTGAGGACACGGCGATCTCAGAGACCGAGCGCTATGCCCTCGAGGTTGAGGCTTGGCTGTCGGATAAGTCGGTCAACCCAGATGTGGTGAACACCGCCACCTATGTTGGTTATGGCGGCCCCCGTTTCTATCTGGCGCTAAGTCCTGCTGACGCTAACCCGTCGAGCGCGTTCTTCGCCGTCAATATGACTGATGTCGATGCGGTTCGGGAGATTGTGCCCCGGGTGCGCCGTGCCTTCATTGAACAGTTTCCAGCCGCCCGGTTCCGCATCACCCGTCTCTCAATGGGCGGTAGTGAGTCTGGCATTGTCGAGGTTCAAATCACCGGCCCTGATGCCGCTGTCCTGATGGATGCGGCCGATAAGGTTGAGCGCGCCTATGCCGGTGTTCCCGGTATCAGCCGGAACGAGATTGATTGGGGTAAGCGAGTTCTGAAAATCGTCCTCGACATCGCCCAGGATAAGGCCCGGGAATCTGGCATTACCTCAGAAGACCTATCGCAGGTGATGGAAGCCTACTTCTCAGGCTCCGCCTATTCAGTGTTCCGGGAGGCCGATCAACAGATCCCAATCGTTCTCCGCGCGGAAACCCGAGATCGGGATAGTATTGAGGACCTGGCCAATATGTCGGTCAATGTGGGCGATCGCCTTATCTCTGTCGATCAGGTCGCATCCTTCCAGCCGCGCTTGGAGTACTCGGAAATCCGGCGTGAGAACCAGGTCCGCCAAATCACCATCTATGGCAAGAGTGAGAACTTCTCTGCCCAGGGTCTGTTGGCTGAGATCCAGCCGGTTCTTGATGGTTTAGATTTGGGGCCTGAATACGCCATCACCATCGGTGGTGAGCTTGAGGATAGCGGCGATACCTATGGTGAGATTGGCGGCAATCTGCCAATCGCGCTCGGCATTATGCTGGCCGCCTTGGTGTTTCAGTTCAACTCTATGCGCCGGACTTTGGCGACCTTCATGACCATCCCGGTGATCATGATCGGTGCCCCCTTCGCCCTGATCATCACGGGGCAGCCAATGTCATTCTTTGCCGTGCTTGGTTTGATGTCCCTGATGGGGATCATCATCAACAACGCCATCGTCTTGATTAACCAGATAGATCTGGATGCTGAGACCATGTCGATTGAGGATGCCATTGTCAGTGCGGCCCAGAAACGGGCAACGCCGATCATGCTGACCTCACTGACCACGGTGTTTGGTCTGGTGCCGCTGGCCCTTGCCGGTGGCTCGTTGTTTGAGCCGATGGCGACGATCATGATTGGTGGTCTATTGGTGGCCTCGCCACTGACCCTGCTATTCGTGCCGAGCCTCTGCTACACGCTGATGAAGCGGGAGCAGCGACGGGCTGCTGCGTCTTGA
- a CDS encoding SDR family oxidoreductase: MTMTVVITGASDGIGAELARQLATKHGAAIALVLAARNADKLNAVADAVRSVGAAATVIPTDVTDREACRQLINGTIEAHGRLDVLVQNAGMSAHANFADLTDDDLAWYQDLMTLNLWSTVWLTKDALPHLTESKGQIVAVSSVAGLVGVPGRSAYCASKWAMGGFFESLRSEVAHQGITVTIAYPGVVATAIRERGYAAGGQPLGKSGVREDKAMSVEECAARIMKGMDARKRDIIMTRQTHLGRWLRLLAPGLLDRIAMKEIKPEFRSDKA, from the coding sequence ATGACCATGACGGTTGTCATCACCGGTGCCTCTGACGGCATTGGGGCGGAGCTGGCGCGGCAGCTGGCGACCAAGCACGGCGCGGCCATCGCGCTGGTCCTTGCCGCACGCAATGCGGACAAGCTGAATGCCGTTGCCGATGCCGTGCGTTCCGTGGGGGCTGCCGCCACCGTCATCCCGACCGATGTCACCGACAGGGAGGCCTGCCGCCAACTGATCAATGGCACGATTGAAGCCCATGGCCGGTTGGATGTGCTGGTTCAGAATGCCGGCATGTCGGCCCATGCGAATTTTGCTGATCTGACCGATGATGACCTTGCCTGGTATCAGGATTTGATGACCCTGAACCTTTGGTCGACGGTATGGCTGACCAAGGATGCGCTGCCGCACCTGACTGAGAGCAAGGGCCAGATTGTGGCCGTCTCCTCCGTCGCTGGGCTGGTTGGGGTGCCGGGACGCAGCGCCTATTGCGCTAGCAAGTGGGCCATGGGCGGGTTCTTTGAATCCCTACGCAGTGAGGTTGCCCATCAGGGCATCACCGTCACCATCGCCTATCCCGGCGTGGTGGCAACCGCGATCCGAGAGCGTGGCTATGCGGCTGGCGGCCAACCACTCGGCAAAAGTGGTGTGCGGGAAGACAAAGCGATGTCGGTGGAAGAATGCGCCGCGCGGATTATGAAGGGCATGGATGCCCGTAAGCGGGACATCATCATGACGCGGCAGACCCATCTGGGTCGCTGGTTGCGCCTATTGGCGCCTGGCCTGCTGGATCGCATTGCGATGAAAGAGATCAAGCCAGAATTCCGGTCGGACAAAGCCTAG
- a CDS encoding LysE family translocator has translation MFDIATYLAFVAACVAVVIVPGPTVTVIIANSLRHGARAGIANVAGTQLGLAVMLVVLAAGLQLVIEAMGALFFYVKIAGAAYLIYLGIKIIRSRHDDLEDPEALAKDRPAKFRWWHYFWQGVLVIWSNPKALLFFGAFIPQFVVPGDLVVGQTLILGATFMVVATVLDGAYAVAAGKAGGFLTAKRRKLLDWFGGTALIGGGIWLALTKRA, from the coding sequence ATGTTTGATATCGCCACCTATCTCGCCTTTGTCGCCGCATGTGTCGCGGTGGTGATTGTGCCTGGTCCGACCGTGACGGTGATCATCGCCAATTCCCTGCGCCATGGTGCCCGCGCCGGTATCGCCAATGTGGCGGGCACACAGCTTGGTCTTGCCGTCATGTTGGTGGTTCTGGCTGCGGGCCTGCAGCTGGTCATTGAGGCCATGGGCGCGCTGTTCTTCTATGTGAAGATCGCGGGCGCTGCCTATCTCATCTATCTAGGTATCAAGATCATCCGATCGCGCCATGACGATCTTGAGGATCCGGAAGCTCTGGCCAAGGATAGGCCCGCCAAGTTTCGCTGGTGGCATTACTTTTGGCAGGGCGTGCTGGTGATCTGGTCAAACCCCAAGGCGCTTTTGTTCTTTGGCGCGTTCATCCCGCAGTTTGTGGTGCCCGGCGATTTAGTTGTCGGGCAAACTCTGATATTGGGCGCCACCTTTATGGTGGTCGCCACCGTGCTCGACGGCGCCTATGCCGTCGCGGCGGGTAAGGCCGGCGGCTTCCTGACCGCTAAGCGGCGCAAGTTGCTCGATTGGTTTGGTGGCACCGCACTGATCGGCGGCGGTATCTGGCTTGCACTAACTAAGCGGGCCTAG
- the thiD gene encoding bifunctional hydroxymethylpyrimidine kinase/phosphomethylpyrimidine kinase — protein MPSTTPPNTLSIAGSDPSGGAGIQADLKAISANGGYAMAAITALTAQNTQGVTGVELVAPEFVRAQIDAVFADIEVHAVKVGMIATAEIAAAVADALTANRATNIVLDPVMVAKGGDRLLAEEAVTTLRERLVPLATVITPNLPEAAALTNQPEITRRQEMADLAAALLALGPKAVLLKGGHLSGDQSPDLLLSDQGEAWFDGARVATKNTHGTGCTLSAALATQLALNDSLEPAVQKAKAYIAGAIAGADQLAVGSGHGPTHHFWAAST, from the coding sequence ATGCCCTCAACCACCCCGCCCAATACCCTTAGCATTGCCGGCTCTGACCCCTCCGGTGGCGCCGGTATTCAAGCTGACCTCAAGGCCATCTCCGCCAATGGCGGCTATGCCATGGCTGCGATTACGGCACTGACGGCACAGAACACCCAAGGTGTCACCGGTGTTGAACTCGTCGCACCAGAATTTGTCCGCGCCCAGATTGATGCCGTGTTCGCCGATATCGAGGTGCATGCGGTCAAGGTCGGCATGATCGCGACGGCAGAGATTGCGGCTGCCGTGGCCGATGCCCTCACCGCCAATAGGGCCACAAACATCGTTCTGGACCCGGTCATGGTGGCCAAGGGCGGTGACCGTCTATTGGCCGAAGAAGCGGTTACCACCTTGCGTGAGCGCCTCGTCCCCCTGGCCACCGTCATTACACCAAACCTGCCGGAGGCCGCCGCCCTTACCAACCAACCGGAAATCACCAGGCGTCAAGAGATGGCCGATCTCGCCGCCGCCCTCCTGGCCCTCGGGCCTAAAGCGGTGCTGCTGAAAGGTGGTCATTTGAGCGGTGATCAGAGCCCAGACCTATTGCTAAGCGATCAGGGCGAGGCCTGGTTCGACGGGGCACGGGTTGCGACCAAGAACACCCATGGCACCGGCTGCACCCTGTCAGCTGCATTGGCCACCCAGCTTGCACTGAACGACAGCCTGGAGCCAGCGGTTCAGAAGGCCAAGGCCTACATTGCTGGCGCCATCGCTGGGGCTGATCAACTGGCTGTTGGCAGTGGCCATGGCCCAACCCATCACTTCTGGGCGGCGAGCACCTAA
- a CDS encoding efflux RND transporter periplasmic adaptor subunit, with translation MIRVVSLFAVALLLAACDEAATDTPVEPPVRGLITTLVEDTGQSIERRYPGVLEPQEITTLSFEVSGRLGELALSVGQQVQSNQVLAKLDVKQFETEIENRAASVEEAQVLLNQDREDVERQAFLLERGAGTKLALDQAETDFQASRARLTQAEKALTAAQEDFEDATMYAPFDGVINSVDADSFQTVSTGQAVASIYNPNVFEVSFSVNFEIVSRIDVGMPAVVRLADDPSIALLAVVTEVGKRADTVSSFPVIVSVAERNPLIRAGMSVEVELEFPIPANEGFLIPLSAAITQKQISETAGRDPVFPLQMYVFNPQSGTVERRDVTAAGMRDNMFMVIEGLESGERVATAGVSFLHDGMRVKLIEDQPSQ, from the coding sequence ATGATCCGAGTTGTAAGCCTGTTCGCGGTCGCTTTGTTGCTAGCTGCCTGCGATGAAGCCGCCACTGATACTCCTGTTGAGCCGCCGGTTCGTGGGCTGATTACAACGCTGGTTGAAGATACCGGGCAGAGCATTGAGCGCCGCTATCCGGGCGTGTTGGAGCCGCAGGAAATCACCACCCTCTCCTTTGAGGTGAGCGGTCGCCTTGGTGAGCTTGCCCTAAGTGTTGGTCAGCAGGTGCAGTCCAACCAAGTTCTGGCCAAACTGGACGTTAAGCAGTTTGAGACCGAGATTGAAAACCGCGCTGCCTCGGTGGAAGAGGCACAGGTTCTGCTGAACCAAGACCGCGAAGACGTCGAGCGCCAGGCCTTCTTGTTAGAACGCGGTGCTGGCACCAAGCTGGCCTTAGATCAGGCAGAGACCGATTTCCAGGCCAGCCGGGCGCGCTTGACCCAGGCTGAAAAGGCCCTGACGGCAGCACAGGAAGACTTCGAGGACGCCACCATGTATGCGCCCTTTGATGGCGTGATTAACTCGGTGGATGCCGATAGCTTCCAGACCGTCAGCACCGGTCAGGCCGTTGCCTCGATCTACAATCCCAATGTGTTTGAGGTCTCTTTCTCGGTGAATTTTGAGATCGTCTCACGCATTGATGTGGGCATGCCCGCCGTGGTGCGTTTGGCGGATGACCCCTCAATTGCGCTGCTTGCGGTTGTCACTGAGGTTGGTAAGCGAGCGGACACCGTCTCCTCCTTCCCAGTGATTGTCTCAGTTGCCGAACGTAACCCGCTTATCCGTGCCGGCATGTCGGTTGAGGTTGAGCTGGAGTTCCCGATTCCGGCGAATGAGGGCTTCCTGATCCCATTGAGTGCCGCAATCACCCAAAAGCAGATCAGCGAAACCGCAGGCCGCGACCCTGTCTTTCCCCTGCAGATGTATGTCTTCAACCCGCAGTCTGGCACCGTTGAGCGCCGTGATGTGACGGCGGCTGGCATGCGCGACAACATGTTCATGGTCATTGAGGGGCTGGAAAGCGGGGAGCGTGTTGCCACCGCTGGCGTGTCCTTCCTTCATGACGGCATGCGCGTGAAGCTGATCGAGGATCAGCCATCCCAATAG